One part of the Arachidicoccus terrestris genome encodes these proteins:
- a CDS encoding RNA polymerase sigma factor has translation MEHQKMISVLIRSFGTEYLEVAEDIVSDTFLAAAELWGLKGLPENPAGWLYVTAKNKALDHLRRNKLFREKIVPNVMADAKTGVEQFDLDLSEAHVKDSQLAMLFVVCNPYNKPAAQIALALNLLCGFGADEIAAAFLTDREVIYKRLQRAKQQLRLNQVAVEQPSTAQIKERLPEVLMTLYLVFNEGYYSEGASKLIREDLCKEAMRLMILLTESPLTALPTTHALLALMCFHASRFDARTDNNGEVVLYRDQNRKLWEQPLIDKGRYYMHKAMEKKQEMTPEISRFHLEAGIAFWHSFPEEQQQKWPQILKLYDQLLLLEYSPMAALNRAYALSKVEGKTAAIQEAEKIGLKNHHLYHSLLGELYEGVVDEKAKFHLEKARELAKSADARRILDGKLRILKGN, from the coding sequence ATGGAGCATCAGAAAATGATCTCTGTTCTGATCAGATCCTTTGGTACGGAATACTTGGAGGTGGCAGAGGATATCGTTAGCGATACCTTTCTGGCAGCCGCTGAACTTTGGGGTTTAAAAGGACTACCTGAGAACCCGGCCGGCTGGCTCTATGTCACCGCCAAAAACAAGGCTCTCGATCATTTACGAAGAAATAAGCTATTTCGTGAAAAGATTGTGCCCAATGTAATGGCAGATGCCAAAACCGGCGTGGAGCAGTTCGACCTGGACCTGTCTGAAGCCCATGTAAAAGACAGTCAGTTAGCCATGCTATTTGTCGTCTGTAATCCCTACAATAAGCCGGCTGCTCAAATTGCGTTGGCACTGAATCTGCTCTGCGGGTTTGGGGCGGATGAGATCGCTGCCGCCTTTTTAACCGACCGGGAGGTGATCTATAAACGATTACAGCGAGCCAAACAGCAATTGAGACTGAACCAGGTTGCTGTAGAACAACCCTCCACCGCGCAAATAAAAGAACGACTCCCCGAGGTATTAATGACACTATACCTGGTTTTTAATGAAGGATATTACAGTGAAGGCGCGAGCAAATTGATTCGGGAAGATCTTTGTAAGGAAGCAATGCGTTTAATGATCCTTTTAACGGAATCGCCGCTGACAGCCTTACCCACCACCCATGCCTTACTGGCTTTAATGTGTTTCCATGCATCCAGATTTGATGCCCGAACGGATAATAATGGTGAGGTTGTTTTATACCGGGACCAGAACAGAAAGCTTTGGGAGCAGCCACTGATAGATAAAGGGCGCTACTACATGCACAAGGCAATGGAGAAAAAACAGGAAATGACCCCTGAAATCAGTAGGTTCCATCTCGAGGCCGGCATTGCTTTCTGGCATAGCTTTCCTGAAGAGCAGCAACAAAAATGGCCCCAGATTCTCAAGCTTTATGATCAACTCCTGTTGCTGGAGTATTCTCCAATGGCTGCGTTGAACAGGGCGTATGCATTATCTAAGGTAGAAGGTAAAACTGCGGCCATTCAGGAAGCGGAAAAGATCGGGCTCAAAAACCACCACTTGTATCACAGTCTTTTAGGGGAACTCTATGAAGGTGTAGTGGATGAGAAAGCAAAATTCCATCTGGAAAAAGCAAGGGAATTGGCAAAATCAGCAGATGCCAGACGAATTCTGGACGGGAAACTCCGGATTTTAAAGGGAAATTGA
- a CDS encoding sialate O-acetylesterase, translating to MKKIVFMALALLLFQASEAMIRLPHIFSDGVVLQQQTDIQLWGWASPNEKVSIWPSWQKDSIHLRADAEGKWIVTLHSPKAGGPYTIDFDAHNHIRLTDVWLGEVWVCSGQSNMEFTYNWRKTKDIGDFDSCDQYNLHFFQVPKTSALTPQEDLPGNWMRCDSNTVKNFSAVAYFFGKKLNKNLHVPIGLISSNWGGTPAEVWTPAELVNENPFLHKWQQKIKPSIGWPIIAGRAYNAMIYPLTQFSIAGAIWYQGESNVDTYQSYGQLFKTMIRSWRTRWNNDFPFYFVQIAPFHYDKVNSAELRDQQAKALELPHTGMVVTADLVSDTNDIHPHNKYDVGYRLANLALSGHYQIQGHFPKSPVLSGYQLDGNKVRIRFKNAEGGLKVKEGGIQELYIAGADQHLYPAVVKIDKDGSIIVSSKDVQKPSLVEYGFTNTRLGNLVSGDGLPVAPFKIELQ from the coding sequence ATGAAAAAGATTGTATTTATGGCACTTGCCCTCCTATTATTTCAGGCAAGTGAAGCCATGATCCGGCTGCCGCATATTTTCTCGGACGGCGTTGTTTTACAGCAACAGACGGATATACAGCTCTGGGGGTGGGCTTCTCCCAACGAGAAGGTCTCAATCTGGCCTTCCTGGCAGAAAGACAGTATCCACCTGCGCGCAGATGCAGAAGGAAAATGGATTGTCACCCTGCATTCTCCTAAAGCGGGCGGTCCTTATACTATCGATTTTGATGCCCATAATCACATCCGCCTCACCGATGTCTGGTTAGGAGAAGTATGGGTATGTTCCGGTCAGTCCAATATGGAGTTCACTTACAACTGGAGAAAAACCAAAGATATTGGTGATTTCGACAGTTGCGATCAGTATAATCTGCATTTTTTCCAGGTGCCAAAAACAAGCGCCTTGACTCCTCAGGAAGATTTGCCGGGTAACTGGATGCGCTGTGATTCCAATACCGTCAAAAACTTCAGTGCCGTTGCTTATTTCTTTGGTAAGAAACTCAACAAAAATCTGCATGTGCCCATCGGCCTTATTTCATCCAACTGGGGAGGCACACCTGCGGAAGTCTGGACTCCGGCGGAACTGGTCAACGAAAATCCATTCCTGCATAAATGGCAGCAAAAGATCAAGCCATCCATTGGCTGGCCTATCATCGCCGGCAGGGCTTATAACGCGATGATTTATCCATTGACACAATTTTCAATCGCGGGTGCCATCTGGTATCAGGGAGAGTCCAATGTAGATACTTATCAGAGCTATGGTCAGCTTTTTAAAACGATGATCCGGTCATGGAGAACCCGGTGGAATAATGATTTTCCCTTTTATTTTGTACAGATTGCTCCCTTTCATTATGATAAGGTCAACAGTGCTGAATTAAGAGACCAACAGGCTAAGGCATTGGAACTACCGCATACCGGTATGGTCGTTACCGCTGATCTGGTGAGCGACACTAATGACATCCATCCCCATAACAAATATGATGTCGGATACCGTCTGGCCAATCTGGCGCTCTCGGGGCATTATCAGATCCAGGGCCATTTCCCGAAATCTCCCGTCTTATCCGGTTATCAGCTAGATGGCAATAAAGTCCGGATCCGGTTCAAGAACGCCGAAGGCGGCCTTAAGGTAAAGGAAGGAGGCATTCAGGAACTTTATATTGCAGGGGCAGATCAGCATCTATACCCGGCAGTCGTTAAGATTGATAAAGACGGTAGTATCATCGTATCCAGCAAGGATGTTCAAAAACCTTCTCTGGTGGAATATGGTTTTACCAATACAAGATTGGGCAATCTGGTGTCTGGCGACGGATTACCGGTGGCTCCTTTCAAAATTGAGTTACAATAA
- a CDS encoding NmrA family NAD(P)-binding protein, translating into MDKRILILGGTGKTGKRIARGLQHLQVPIRLGSRNENPPFNWDDPGNWQNVLAGIEKVYITFQPDLAVPQSIEKIKLFTETAKANHVKKLVLLSGRGEKEAQACEQIIIQSGLEWTILRASWFMQNFSESFLLDSILNGEVVLPTVKVSEPFVDADDIAEVAVKVLTEPNHSTKIYELTGSELLSFETTVSTIAQALNRKISYTEIGMDEYVAALKSYQLPDDFIWLIKYLFSEVLDGRNQWLSNDIQHLLGRRPATFEEYVTKTAKTEIWKVY; encoded by the coding sequence ATGGACAAAAGAATTTTAATTTTAGGCGGCACCGGAAAAACAGGAAAACGAATTGCCCGGGGTTTGCAGCACCTTCAAGTCCCAATTCGGTTGGGATCAAGAAACGAAAATCCGCCTTTCAATTGGGATGATCCGGGCAACTGGCAGAACGTGCTTGCCGGAATCGAAAAAGTTTATATAACGTTTCAGCCTGATTTGGCAGTTCCACAATCCATTGAAAAAATAAAACTTTTTACAGAAACCGCAAAAGCAAACCATGTAAAAAAACTGGTGCTTCTGTCAGGCAGAGGAGAAAAAGAAGCGCAGGCCTGTGAACAAATCATCATCCAATCGGGTTTGGAATGGACAATTTTAAGGGCAAGCTGGTTTATGCAGAATTTTAGCGAAAGCTTTTTGCTCGACTCTATTCTGAACGGCGAAGTGGTGCTTCCCACTGTAAAAGTATCAGAGCCATTTGTTGATGCTGATGACATTGCTGAAGTTGCCGTGAAAGTTCTGACCGAGCCAAATCACTCAACCAAAATCTATGAACTTACGGGTTCGGAATTGTTATCGTTTGAAACCACCGTTTCCACTATTGCACAAGCGCTAAACAGGAAAATCAGCTATACTGAAATTGGTATGGACGAATATGTGGCTGCACTCAAATCATACCAGTTACCCGACGATTTCATTTGGTTAATAAAATACTTATTTTCAGAAGTGCTTGACGGAAGAAACCAATGGTTGAGTAATGATATACAACATCTATTGGGTAGAAGACCTGCAACTTTTGAAGAATATGTAACTAAAACTGCAAAAACAGAAATATGGAAAGTTTACTAA
- the asnS gene encoding asparagine--tRNA ligase produces the protein MFNKRTKIKALLNGELTGQQVTIMGWVRTFRNNQFIALNDGSTINNLQIVVELGLLDEAGLRRITTGAALKVTGELVPSLGKGQKVEVRASAIEILGDSDSEKYPLQPKKHSLEFLREIAHLRFRTSTFSAVFRIRHSLAFAIHHFFNEKGFVYLHTPIITSSDAEGAGEMFQVTTLPLDKLPVKDGGAIDFSQDFFGKSTNLTVSGQLEGELAATALGDVYTFGPTFRAENSNTTRHLAEFWMIEPEMAFYDLEDNMDLAEAFIQYLIRYVMEHNAEDLAFLDNRLKEEEKSLPQAQRSELGLLEKLQFVVDNSFERITYTEAIDVLQQSPAYKKKKFKYEVKWGIDLQSEHERYLVEKHYKKPVIVTDYPKDIKAFYMRQNDDGKTVAAMDILAPGIGEIVGGSQREERFDKLETRMQEMRVPVKEMQWYLDTRRFGSVPHAGFGLGFERMVLFVTGMSNIRDVIPFARTPKNCEF, from the coding sequence ATGTTTAACAAGAGAACAAAAATTAAGGCATTACTCAATGGTGAGCTCACCGGTCAGCAGGTAACGATTATGGGATGGGTACGTACATTTCGTAATAATCAGTTTATAGCCCTTAATGACGGAAGTACTATAAATAATCTGCAGATCGTTGTCGAACTTGGTTTACTGGATGAGGCCGGCCTCAGACGCATCACCACCGGTGCTGCCCTGAAGGTGACAGGCGAGCTCGTGCCGTCTCTTGGAAAAGGCCAGAAGGTCGAAGTCAGGGCATCAGCGATAGAGATACTGGGAGACAGTGACAGCGAAAAATACCCGTTGCAGCCTAAGAAGCACAGCCTGGAATTTTTAAGGGAAATCGCGCATCTGCGCTTCAGGACCAGTACATTCAGTGCTGTATTCAGGATCCGTCACAGCCTGGCGTTTGCAATTCACCATTTTTTTAACGAAAAAGGGTTTGTTTATTTACATACGCCTATTATTACATCCAGTGATGCAGAAGGTGCCGGAGAAATGTTTCAGGTAACCACATTGCCATTGGATAAACTGCCGGTTAAAGATGGCGGCGCCATCGATTTCAGCCAGGACTTTTTTGGCAAAAGCACTAATCTGACCGTTTCGGGCCAATTGGAAGGCGAACTGGCGGCGACAGCACTGGGAGATGTCTATACGTTTGGCCCCACTTTTCGTGCAGAGAACTCCAACACGACCCGTCATTTGGCCGAATTTTGGATGATAGAACCAGAAATGGCATTCTATGATCTGGAAGACAACATGGATCTGGCAGAAGCCTTCATTCAATACCTGATCCGGTATGTAATGGAACATAATGCTGAGGATCTTGCATTCCTGGACAACCGTTTGAAGGAAGAAGAGAAATCGCTTCCTCAGGCGCAGCGCAGTGAGCTTGGGTTACTGGAAAAATTACAGTTCGTTGTAGACAATAGCTTTGAAAGGATCACCTATACGGAGGCCATTGATGTGCTGCAGCAGTCCCCCGCCTATAAAAAGAAGAAGTTCAAGTATGAGGTAAAATGGGGTATCGATCTGCAAAGTGAACATGAAAGATACTTGGTAGAAAAGCATTACAAGAAGCCGGTTATTGTAACAGATTATCCGAAAGATATTAAAGCATTTTATATGCGCCAGAACGATGACGGGAAAACCGTAGCCGCGATGGACATCCTCGCACCAGGGATCGGTGAGATTGTCGGAGGCTCTCAGCGAGAAGAGAGATTCGACAAACTGGAAACCAGAATGCAGGAGATGCGTGTACCGGTTAAGGAAATGCAGTGGTATTTAGATACCAGGCGTTTTGGATCTGTCCCACATGCCGGATTTGGTTTGGGTTTTGAAAGAATGGTTCTTTTTGTTACCGGCATGAGCAATATCAGGGATGTAATTCCCTTTGCCAGAACACCTAAAAATTGTGAGTTTTAG
- the recN gene encoding DNA repair protein RecN, with protein MIRQLQISNYAIIDHIEVNFEAGLNIITGETGAGKSILMGALSLILGARADTSVLKATDKKCVVECSFGVEGQKAIDQYLTVAELKEPGELIVRREIAASGKSRAFINDTPVTLQQLKELAVLLVDQHQQFDTLQLGESDFQRQVVDALAGNKASIVQYQATFKNLQACRTRLAGLEEEKANFDKEADFNQYLFDELAELSFVENELEELDTELNLLSNAEEIKLALAETTSVLSDGEQPLVQTLRGLSNKLEHFTAYHEQLGDLAARLKSTQIELQDIAEELESLADHFNPDQQRISIIQERLDKGYKLFKKHSVSTTRELLTIQASLQEKLDGVLDTEAQIEALRKEEKALLAEAVKQAGALTKARLAEVKPLQEAVNKRLASVGMPSARIQVNITKESALNQYGQDLVEFLFDANKSGRFEPIRKVASGGELSRLMLCIKSLVAQSVELPTLIFDEIDTGISGEAAKQVGIIMKELSEKIQVIAITHQPQIAARAAHHLYVFKRAQPDTTIQTDVRSLDRNERVLTIAQMLGGEKPSTAAMESAREMMEEL; from the coding sequence GTGATAAGGCAACTCCAAATAAGTAATTATGCCATCATTGACCATATTGAGGTCAATTTTGAGGCTGGTCTGAACATCATTACCGGTGAAACTGGTGCCGGTAAGAGTATTCTTATGGGGGCGCTTAGTCTCATCCTGGGCGCCCGAGCAGATACGTCTGTACTTAAGGCCACAGATAAAAAATGTGTCGTAGAATGCAGTTTTGGGGTCGAGGGCCAGAAAGCCATTGATCAGTACCTGACAGTGGCTGAGCTTAAAGAACCGGGAGAACTTATCGTGCGCCGTGAAATTGCGGCTTCCGGTAAATCCAGAGCCTTTATCAATGATACTCCTGTGACACTTCAGCAGCTCAAAGAACTGGCTGTTTTATTAGTAGATCAGCATCAGCAATTTGATACATTACAATTGGGGGAAAGTGATTTTCAACGCCAGGTCGTGGATGCACTGGCCGGCAATAAGGCCAGCATTGTCCAATATCAGGCGACTTTTAAGAACCTGCAAGCTTGCCGGACCAGACTGGCCGGGTTAGAGGAAGAAAAGGCAAATTTTGATAAGGAGGCCGATTTTAACCAGTATCTGTTTGATGAGTTGGCGGAATTAAGTTTTGTGGAGAACGAACTGGAGGAATTAGACACTGAACTTAACCTGCTTTCTAATGCAGAAGAAATTAAATTAGCGCTTGCAGAAACAACTAGCGTACTCTCCGATGGAGAGCAGCCGCTTGTACAAACCCTGCGTGGGCTCAGTAATAAGCTGGAACATTTTACGGCCTATCATGAACAGTTGGGTGATCTGGCTGCTCGCCTTAAGAGCACACAGATTGAACTTCAGGATATTGCTGAGGAACTGGAAAGCCTGGCGGATCATTTTAATCCAGACCAGCAGCGAATCAGCATCATCCAGGAAAGACTGGATAAAGGCTATAAGCTCTTTAAAAAGCATAGCGTTTCCACGACCCGTGAGTTGCTGACGATACAGGCTTCACTTCAGGAAAAACTGGATGGTGTGCTTGATACGGAAGCGCAAATAGAAGCTTTGCGTAAAGAAGAGAAAGCGTTGCTTGCTGAGGCTGTCAAACAAGCCGGTGCGCTGACGAAGGCCAGGTTGGCGGAAGTGAAGCCCTTACAAGAAGCCGTCAATAAAAGACTTGCCAGCGTGGGAATGCCTTCTGCAAGAATTCAGGTGAACATTACGAAAGAATCCGCGCTGAATCAATATGGTCAGGATCTCGTAGAATTTTTATTTGACGCGAATAAAAGCGGCAGGTTCGAACCCATCCGAAAAGTAGCCAGTGGGGGGGAGCTCAGCCGCCTGATGCTCTGTATTAAATCCCTGGTAGCGCAATCCGTTGAGCTCCCTACACTCATTTTTGACGAAATAGATACCGGCATATCGGGGGAAGCGGCAAAGCAAGTAGGTATTATCATGAAAGAGCTTTCTGAAAAGATTCAGGTAATCGCCATTACGCATCAGCCACAGATTGCCGCCCGGGCAGCCCATCATCTGTATGTCTTTAAACGGGCACAGCCTGATACAACGATACAGACCGATGTGCGCAGCCTGGATAGGAACGAACGGGTACTGACGATCGCACAGATGCTGGGAGGAGAAAAGCCAAGTACCGCCGCTATGGAGAGCGCCCGGGAAATGATGGAGGAATTATAG
- a CDS encoding enoyl-ACP reductase FabI — MSHNLLKGKKGIIFGALNEQSLAWQTALKCHEEGAQIVLTNAPIALRMGEINKLADAIGAPVIGADVTKMEDLEALIDQSMDHFGGKIDFILHSVGMSMNIRKGNPYTQLNHEWELKTLDISAVSFHRVLQVAYEKDALNEWASVVALTYIAAQRVFPDYNEMADAKSLLESIARSFGYHYGLKNKVRVNTISQSPTRTTAGSGVKGFDGFINFSEAMSPLGNASAEAFAGYCVTLFSDLTRYVTMQNLYHDGGYSSTGVTQSVVDKMAGQ; from the coding sequence ATGTCGCATAACCTATTAAAAGGAAAAAAAGGAATCATATTTGGTGCGCTAAATGAACAGTCTCTGGCCTGGCAGACAGCACTTAAATGTCATGAGGAAGGAGCTCAGATCGTTCTCACCAATGCACCAATCGCTTTAAGAATGGGCGAGATCAATAAACTGGCAGATGCGATAGGTGCTCCTGTTATCGGTGCAGATGTTACTAAAATGGAAGATTTAGAGGCTCTGATTGACCAGTCTATGGACCATTTTGGCGGTAAAATTGATTTTATCCTGCACAGTGTCGGAATGAGCATGAATATCCGTAAGGGAAATCCTTATACGCAGCTTAATCATGAATGGGAATTAAAGACTTTGGATATCTCTGCCGTTAGTTTCCATAGGGTGTTACAGGTGGCGTATGAAAAGGATGCACTGAACGAATGGGCAAGTGTCGTTGCATTGACCTATATTGCTGCGCAGCGTGTGTTCCCGGATTACAATGAAATGGCAGATGCCAAATCTTTATTGGAAAGTATCGCCAGAAGCTTTGGATACCATTATGGACTCAAGAATAAAGTCCGTGTCAATACGATTTCCCAGTCACCTACCAGAACTACAGCGGGAAGCGGCGTAAAAGGCTTTGATGGTTTTATCAACTTTTCTGAAGCCATGAGTCCCCTGGGTAATGCGTCAGCAGAGGCCTTTGCCGGCTATTGTGTTACGTTGTTCAGTGATCTGACCAGGTATGTCACCATGCAGAACCTTTACCATGACGGAGGGTACAGTTCCACAGGAGTTACACAGTCTGTTGTAGATAAAATGGCCGGTCAATAA
- a CDS encoding YciI family protein, translated as MSTFLYLFRRNEAELPEHSAEEMQAITQRWMDWVAELKASGHLADRGNRLKKTGKVVRAEGVVTDGPFVELKEAVGGYIAVNAKDLDEAATLAKGCPIFAFGGNVEVREIDSL; from the coding sequence ATGAGTACTTTTTTGTATTTGTTTAGAAGGAATGAAGCTGAGCTTCCCGAGCATTCTGCTGAAGAAATGCAGGCTATTACCCAAAGATGGATGGACTGGGTGGCTGAATTGAAAGCAAGCGGCCATTTGGCAGACCGTGGCAATCGTCTCAAGAAAACCGGCAAAGTAGTGCGGGCTGAAGGAGTGGTGACCGATGGCCCTTTCGTTGAGCTAAAAGAAGCAGTTGGTGGCTATATCGCCGTAAACGCAAAGGACTTGGATGAAGCGGCAACACTCGCGAAAGGGTGTCCCATCTTTGCTTTTGGAGGCAATGTAGAAGTCAGAGAAATAGACAGCCTGTAA
- the pnuC gene encoding nicotinamide riboside transporter PnuC: MGLYRWIEIIAVAFGLLYVIFVIRQNIWCWICGILASGLYIWSCIHAKIYLEAGLNFYYVVVGFYGWYHWLHAKKINASGKTVDLPVSVWKTGNHVVNLILCIILSLALGRISHQMTDSPRPYFDAVITVFSFSATYMEARKVLSAWVYWFFINGASVILMLDRDMPGYAILSAVTTLLCIKGYYDWKKSYTKLSK, encoded by the coding sequence ATGGGCTTATATCGCTGGATTGAGATCATTGCCGTTGCCTTCGGGCTGCTTTATGTGATATTTGTCATCAGGCAAAACATCTGGTGTTGGATATGCGGCATACTAGCCAGTGGCCTCTATATATGGTCCTGTATCCATGCCAAAATATATCTCGAAGCAGGTCTCAACTTTTACTATGTAGTAGTGGGGTTTTATGGATGGTACCATTGGCTTCACGCAAAAAAAATCAATGCCAGCGGCAAGACCGTTGACCTCCCGGTCTCTGTCTGGAAAACAGGTAATCATGTCGTTAATCTGATACTCTGTATCATCCTAAGTCTGGCCCTGGGCCGCATATCTCATCAAATGACAGACTCTCCGAGGCCGTATTTTGATGCAGTGATTACCGTTTTTAGTTTTAGCGCGACTTATATGGAAGCAAGAAAGGTGCTGTCCGCCTGGGTATACTGGTTTTTTATCAACGGGGCCTCCGTGATATTGATGCTGGACAGAGATATGCCGGGGTATGCCATACTCTCCGCCGTTACGACCCTGCTTTGCATCAAAGGCTATTATGATTGGAAAAAGAGTTATACAAAATTATCAAAGTAG
- a CDS encoding Abi family protein produces the protein MGTLSKLYKNLKHQLPEKAMIAKEMGLNLHRELSSWLEAITYIRNIIAHHSRLWSRNMVKRPTESLNNPIGQWLENPLTQVQTKKPFLIISCLVYLCNEVTPGHQIKTKILDLLNSNPDIPIYKLGFLNNWEDELLWK, from the coding sequence ATGGGAACACTTTCCAAACTGTACAAAAATCTAAAACATCAACTTCCAGAAAAAGCAATGATAGCCAAAGAAATGGGCTTGAATTTGCATAGGGAATTGTCCAGTTGGCTGGAAGCTATCACTTATATCCGGAATATTATTGCACACCATTCACGATTATGGAGCAGGAATATGGTCAAACGACCGACGGAAAGCCTAAACAATCCAATCGGACAATGGCTTGAAAATCCCTTAACACAAGTACAAACAAAAAAGCCTTTTTTAATAATTTCTTGTTTGGTTTATTTATGTAATGAAGTAACACCAGGACACCAAATAAAAACAAAAATCTTAGACTTGCTTAATAGCAACCCTGATATACCTATTTACAAACTCGGCTTTCTAAACAACTGGGAAGACGAGCTTTTGTGGAAATAA
- a CDS encoding helix-turn-helix domain-containing protein, with the protein MKFNTISPDQSISLFVKNIMVFEETENKQQTVLPFFADGYPGLIFQETENGLFVSPQNKQMPTLFLYGQTLMPIELIMQGTYKLIVFQLFPFVLNSFFNVEPKDLNDKCYNLEQLPDESGIQVIEKLRKTKPRHKRISILSDFLNALFEHKKKEIDLNIASAIKKIIRKKGQVSIQELYNEIYLTERTFERRFINAVGVTAKQFSKIIQFQQSLEQLTVKDYTNLTDIVYANGFADQSHFIKVFKAFTGKTPSAFKSQK; encoded by the coding sequence ATGAAATTTAATACAATATCCCCTGATCAATCCATCTCTTTATTTGTAAAAAATATTATGGTTTTTGAGGAGACTGAAAATAAGCAGCAAACAGTCCTTCCTTTTTTTGCTGATGGCTATCCGGGCCTGATATTCCAGGAAACGGAAAACGGTCTGTTCGTCAGCCCTCAAAACAAACAAATGCCCACTCTATTTCTGTATGGACAAACTTTAATGCCTATCGAACTAATAATGCAGGGAACTTATAAATTGATCGTTTTTCAGTTATTTCCCTTTGTACTCAATAGTTTTTTTAATGTAGAGCCGAAAGACCTTAACGACAAGTGCTATAACCTTGAACAGTTACCTGATGAGAGTGGCATTCAGGTAATTGAAAAATTGCGTAAAACGAAACCCCGGCATAAAAGAATTTCAATTCTCTCCGATTTCCTTAATGCGTTATTTGAACACAAAAAAAAGGAGATTGACCTGAATATTGCTTCCGCTATCAAAAAAATAATCCGGAAAAAAGGACAGGTATCTATTCAGGAACTATATAACGAGATTTATTTAACGGAAAGAACTTTTGAACGCCGGTTTATTAATGCGGTCGGTGTTACCGCAAAACAATTTTCTAAAATAATTCAGTTTCAGCAATCACTTGAACAGCTGACAGTAAAAGATTATACAAACCTCACAGATATTGTATATGCAAATGGCTTTGCTGATCAATCACATTTTATAAAAGTATTCAAAGCCTTTACAGGAAAAACACCTTCAGCTTTTAAGTCACAAAAATAA